ACCACCCAGGCATAGTCCGTCTCAGCATTGGCAAAAGCGGCATGAAACCCGCTCAGCGGCCCATGCCCGGCATAAACATCCGGTATATATAGAATATCCGATGGAAGACGTTCCAGATACGGCGTAGGATCGTTCGTGACCACAATCACGCTGGAGCACAGTTTCAGCATCTCCCTCACCTGCCGGACAATGAACGGTTCCCCCTGATAACTCAGGAGGGCTTTATTGCGGCCCTGCATCCGGGAGTTCTGTCCGCCCGCCAGTATAATTCCTGTCAGCACCAAAGACACCTCCTGTGGCAGATTTTAGGACTGAAGCAGTGACAGCGCCAGTGCGATAACCGCCTGATCCGCAAGCGCCTGATCCCGTAAAGGCAATACCGGCGGACTATCCTTGCTGATGCCAGAACCAGACGCTGCACTCTGTAGTTCCCCAGCCTCTTCCCAGCTTAACCACAGTCGTATGTCCGTTGCTTCCTTTTGCAGCGTTATCTGGTCCTCAGTGCGGCGAATCAAGGCGATCTTGGGATACTCTGCAGATTTGAACCCCTCAGCAATCACCACGTCTACTCTGCCGCGCATCGACTCCGCAATTTCACGTAGTGATGCCGCAGATCTGCGCATGACCCTTGTCGCCTCCGGCGAGGTCAATACCGTCTCTACTGCACCGTGCAGGAGATGCTTGCTGCTATCCGTTCCCGGATCATCCAGCTGGAAGGAATGGGCATCATGCTTGGCAGAGCCAACCCGTATTCCTTGTGCAGACAAGGCCTCGATTAACCGGCAGACGAGGGTTGTTTTGCCGCTGTTCTTGTATCCGATGATTTGCAGTACAGGAACTGGGAGCTGTACCGCCGCATGCTGAGATTCCATAATCACGTTGTCTGCTCCTCTGCTTGAAGATCTATTTCGATTATACACTATTCCGGCCGCTGCCCATTCCCCGCCAATTGCCTGACAGCGCCACTGTGCTTCAAATCACCAGCCTCCCCGGCCGGATACAAGTATAGTTAAAGAGTCCGGCAGCTTACATGTCATGATATATCCGCGAAGGAGGTCTATTGCTGCATGAAAAAATACATCCCCAACCAGCACGGCGCCTGGGCGATGCTTGTTCTCCCTTTTCTGCTGGGCGTTGCCGCTTCCAAGGGGCAGTTCATACATATTCCGCTGTTTGTCTGCTGGCTGCTGATCTATCTGTTCAGCTTCCCGCTCTTGCAGGGGGTGAAGACCCGGAAGTTCGCACGTTATGCCCAGCCGCTCAGGTTATACGGGCTTCTGCTGCTTCCGTTCGCCCTCTATCTGGTGATTGTCCAGCCGGTGCTGCTGGGGTTCGCGCTGCTGCTTCTGCCGTTATTCGCCGTCAACCTCTATTATGCCAGGACCCGGAATGAACGCGCCTTGCTTAATGACATCTCGGCTATTGTGGCGTTCTGCCTGGTGATTTATCCGGTCTTCTATGTGGGGCAGGGGGAGAGCTGGAGAGCCGTGAATGAGCTGTTCGTGCTGGCGGTGCTATACTTCACCGGAACTGCCTTCTATGTCAAAACCGTCATCCGTGAGCGGAACAATCTCCGCTTCTATTACGGGTCCGTGGCCTATCATCTGCTGTTCGCGGCAGCCGGACTGTTCCTGTTTCCTTCGCTGCTGGTCCCGCTGCTGGTTCTGCTGCTGCGGGCAGCCATTCTGCCGAGGACAGGAATTACCGCCAAACGTACGGGAATCATTGAGATCGGCTTCTCCGTCATGTTATATGTGTCTGTGCTGGTGCTGTATTTCTAGGGGAATCACCATGCTTATTTGGACAAAAACCAGAAAGCTCCTTCGCCAATCCGCGCGAGAGGAGCTTCCTTCAGGTCTGCCAGCCTATTCTACGATCATATCCTGATTGCTTGAGCCCGGCGGCACAATAGGATAGACATTATCCTCCTCGGTGATATCAAATTCCATCACGACCAGCCCTTCTGTATGCAGTGCCTGTTCAATGATCTGCTCCGCTTCAGCCAGCGTGCGTGCCCGGAACCCGTGGGCGCCGAAGGACTTGGCTAAGGCCACGAAATCCGGCGAGCTGATCCGCACCGAGGAATAACGCCGTCCCAGAAACAGCTGCTGCCATTGCCGTACCATCCCCAAATACCCGTTCTTGAAGATTGCCACCTTGACATTCAGGCCGTGATCCACGGCGGTCATAATCTCCTGCATATTCATCTGGAAGCTTCCGTCCCCTGTAATGCACACCACATCGCGCTCAGGAAAAGCAACGGCCGCCCCAATCGCAGCAGGCAGGCCGTACCCCATCGTTCCCAGCCCGCCGGAGGTTAAGAAGGAGCGGGCTTCTGTGAATTCATAATGCGTGGCTGTCCATATCTGGTGTTGGCCGACATCCGTGGCGATGATGGCATCGCCTGCTGTAGCCTTTTGCAGGCAGCGGATCACCTCTTGCGGGCTTAGCTTCGGATTCGGCTCACGGCTTACCTTCGCCTTGCGTTTGCGCCAGAGCGCGATCTGCTCCTCCCAGGCCGGATCCTCTACTGGATGTACCTGTTCCTCTATGCCTTTAAGCAGTTCTCCGCAAGAACCGGTCACTGCCAGGTCAACGGGGATGTTCTTGTTCAGTTCGGAGGGGTCCAGATCAACCTGGATTTTGTAGGATCCCGGGGAGAAGGCCTTCCGCTTGCCGGTCACCCGGTCACTGAAGCGCACACCGAGACACAGCACTACGTCAGCGCTCTGCAGGGCGCGGTTAGCCGCCACCGATCCATGCATTCCAACCATGCCCAGGTGCAGGTAATGTCCCGAAGGAAAAGCGCCAAGCCCCATCAGCGTACTGGCCACAGGAAGGTGATGCCGCTCCGCGAATGCTCTTAAGAGCGCTGGCGTCTCTCCCTGGATACAGCCGCCGCCGGCCAGAATCAGCGGACGCTTCGCTCCGCTCAGGCGTTCGGCGGCAAGCTCCAGAACCGCCGGGTCAATGGGGTGATCCGGCTGATAGCCCCTGATTCTAGGGAGAGCGCCATCTGCGGCCGCCCCGTTCTCTATCGTGTACTCCGCATTTATCACATTCTTCGGCAGATCAATCAGAACCGGACCGGGCCTGCCGCTCGTTGCTATATGGAATGCTTCATTCACAATTCTGGACAGCTCGGCAATCTCTCTGACGATATAATTATGCTTGGTCACTGGCATCGTCATTCCGTAGATATCTACTTCCTGGAAGCTGTCCAATCCTATAAGATCGGTGGCCACCTGGCCGGTAAGCACGATCAGCGGCACCGAATCCATGAACGCTGTTGCAATTCCGGTTACCGCATTGGTGGCCCCGGGACCGCTGGTAACCAGCGCTACTCCCGGACGCCCTGTGGCTCTGGCGTATCCGTCTGCGGCATGAACCGCAGCCTGCTCGTGCCGGACCAGCACATGCTGAATCCGGTTATTGCCGTACAGCGCATCATATAGTGGCAATACGGCACCGCCGGGGTAGCCGAACAGGGTCTCCACCTTTTTGGCGATCAGCATCTCAATCAACAGCTCTGCTCCGTTCATGATTCCCCTTCGTCTCCTGTCATCTAGATAATTTATCCGCCAATATAGGACATGCCAATCTTGGCCTTGCTTCTACGGCTCTCTTCCGTCCGCTCATCGGAATAACGGTCGCTTCGCTGCTCCCATACCTGCTTAATTGCTGCCAGCAGCTCCTCATCGCCAGCCCCTCCGCGCAGCATGGCCCTAAGGTCAAAGCCCTTGGAGGCAAACAGGCAGGTATACAGCTTCCCGTCAGAAGACAGCCGGGCACGCGAACAGGCGGAACAGAACGATTCCGACACAGAAGTGATGAAGCCGACCTGGGCCGTACTCCCAAGATAGCCGTAGCGCTGCGCGACCTCTCCGCTGTAATTCTGCTCAAGAGCTTCCAGCGTATAGACGCTTTGCAGCTGCTGCAGGATTTCTTGCTTGGTGACGACCTTATCATAGCTCCAGCCGTTATCATTGCCGACATCCATGAACTCGATGAAGCGCAGCATGATCTTCCGCTTCTTGAAGTAGGCGGCCATCGGAAGAATCTCGGATTCGTTCACGCCCCGCTGAACAACCATATTCACCTTGACCTCGAACCCGGCGCCCGCCGCTTGATCTATAGCGTCCAGAATCATTCCCGGCCTGAAGCCGCGCCCGTTCATTCTGCCGAACAGCTCCGGCTCCAGCGCATCCAGGCTGACATTCAGCCTGCGCAGGCCCGCAGCATACAGCGGCGCTGCCTGTCCGCCCAGCAGGACTCCGTTCGTCGTAAGTCCCATATCCTCTACACCGGGAATGGCGGAGATCTTGGTAACCAGCTCCGGCAGATGGCGGCGCATCAGCGGTTCGCCTCCGGTCAGGCGGATTTTGCTTACGCCAAGCGATACGAACAGCTTCGCCAGCCGGCCGATCTCTTCGAAGGTAAGCAGCTCACCGGATGGAAGAAAAGCGTAGTCGTCACCAAATATCTCCTTCGGCATGCAGTAGGAGCAGCGGAAATTACACCGGTCCGTGACCGAAATCCGCAAATCATGGATAGGCCGCCGCAGCTGATCTTGCAGTGGATGATGATTCATGTGCGTCTATCTCCCTTCCCGTACTCTTGGCCTTACAATACCCAATCATTCATGCCCTCTTCCACCCCGAGCAGCAGGACATCCACCTTATCCCCTGCGGCGAAGCCTCTTGTTCCGCCAGGCAGTACTATCAGGGAATTGCCGCGTGCGATGGACGAAACAGCATTCGATTTATTGAAGCCGGCAGGCCGTACCGTAGTGCCGTCATATACCGCCCGGACGAACCGGGTGAACGGGTTCGCCTTGGCGAAATCCTCCGCCAGCACGGCTGTGGTACGCGGCAGATACAGATGGTCCGTCCCCATCATCTTAAGCAGGGCAGGTCTTACGAACAGCTCGAAGCCGGTGAAGCAAGCCGACGGATTGCCTGACAGTCCGAACAAGAATTGGTCTCCGGCCACAGCCACTGTAGTCACACTGCCGGGACGCATCGCTACCTTGTTGAACAATATATCGGCTCCAAGGCGCTTGTAGATCTCCGGCAAATAGTCATAATCGCCCACGGACACTCCGCCCGTTGTGATCAGACAGTCGGTCTCAGCGAGTGCCTGACGGACGGTCTGCAGGCATTCCTCCAGCCGGTCCGCTGCCGTATCATAGATCCGGTACGGGATACCCATCCGGGCGAGCTGGGCGGCAATCATCGGCCCGTTGCTGTTACGGATTTTGCCAAGTACGAGCGGGTCTGCCACTGCCAGCAGCTCGGTGCCTGTAGACAGAATCCCCACCACCGGCCGCTTCCCTGTCTTAACCTCCCCGTAGCCGAAGGTAGCCAGCAGCGCCACAACCCCGGGATGAATGAAGCTGCCGGCCGGAATGACTGTCTCACCCGCTAGCATATCCTCCCCTTGCAGGGACAGATTCTCCTGTGGTGCAAACACCTTGCGGATCGTAAACGTCTGTCCCTCTGAGACGGCTTGTTCAAACATAACTACCGCATCTGCCCCGGCAGGCAGCGCCGCTCCTGTCATCAGCCGTACCGCTTCGCCAGTGCCGATTACAGCCTGCGACACTTCCCCTGCGCCGATGTGATCCACCACGGTGAAGCTGACCCGGTTGCTGCCGGAAGCACCGGCCGAATCCCGGGAAGCGATGGCATAGCCGTCATACGGGGAACGGGTGAAATGCGGTACATCATGGGTTGCAGTAAGCGGCCCGGCCAGAATACGTCCATAGCTTGCATGAAGCGGAACAGTCTCCGTACCTGTGCGGCATACTCTCCCGGTTACCCGCTGCACAGCTTCCGCTACAGTAACCGGAGTTCTGGTCTTCTCCACCTTCATCTGCTCCTTACCGGGTGCCGGACTGAATATCCGTACATCCGTTTATTTCTGCGTAATATCGCTGAAGGTGCCTACATACCGGACATCTTCACCAGTCTCATCCTTCACAGCGCTGATATTCAGCCACTGCAGGTACTCTTCTCCATTCTTGCGCTTGTTCCAGATCTCTCCCTGCCACATGCCCTTTGCCTTGACCTCACCCCACATCACACGGTAAAAGTCCTTCGGCTGGCGGCCGGATTTCAGCAGGCTTGGCTGTTTGCCAAGCACCTCTTCTTCGGTATAGCCGGTAAGCTTCGTGAACGCCGGATTGACTGTCTTGATGTGGCCGGACACATCCGTAACCAGAATCCCCTGGCCGGTCGAATTGAACACCTCAGAGGTGAGGGCAAGGCGGTCCTGAAAGTACAGCCATACCACGAGCACCAGACTGGCCAGCGCCACCTGGGACAGCAGCATGAAGCCGATGGAATATTGTCCGGTTGCCGCATGAATCACAGATAGCATAATCGGAGGGAAGAATCCGCCCAGACCGCCCATCATTGATACGATCCCGTTGGCAATCCCCGCCTGCTTATTGAAGTACAACGGCACCAGCTTGAAAATAACACCGTTGCCGATTCCGGCACTTACCGCAATCGCCAGGCAGCCTGCTGTATACAGGCCCATGTCAGGCATGAAGGCCAGAATAATGGCAGCCACCGTGTATACACTGAAGGTGAAGATAAGAAAGAACAAAGGCTGGAACTTGTCAGCAAGCCAGCCGCCGATCGGACGGAAGAAGGTCGCTACTGCGATGAAGCCGGCGGTTCGCATCCCGGCGTCGACTTTTTCCAGACCAAAACTGGATACCAGAAAATTCGGCAGATAAATGGTAAAGGCTACAAATGAGCCAAAGGTAATGAAATAGAACAGTGAGAACAGCCACAGCTTCTCGTTCCTGGACACGCCCTTGATTTGTTCAATAATCGGAGTGCGGAGCTTAGGCTCCTGACGGTCCCCGAAGAAGAAGTTAAGAACGATGAAGACGAGCAGCAGAATCAGATACATTTTGACTGCGTTGGCCCAACCGAACTGTGCTGCCAGGATAGGCGCCGAGAAGGTTGTAACCGCTGTGCCCAGATTCCCGATTCCATAGATACCGTTAACCAGACCGTGCTTCTCCTTCGGATAGTACTTCGGCAAAGAGGTTACCCCTACAGAGAAGACCGCGCCGCCGACACCCAGGAACAGGCCGCCGATAATCAGATGGGTTACGGTTGAAGCCACACTGATGAAGTAGACCGGGAACAGCAGCAGCACGAAGCTGGACATAAAAATAATCCGCGCCCCCAGAATATTCGCATAGTAGCCCAGCGGAATTCTCAGAATCGAGCCAAGCACGACCGGAATCGCCGTGACCATCGCCAGCCGCCCGGGAGGAATGCTGATATCCTCCGAGATAAAGGGCATCAAGGAGGAGATAATCACCCACACCATGAATCCGGTAATCAAGTTTAAGGTTTGCAGCGGCAATTGCATTTTTTTAATCATTCGTTTCACCTTTTCGCCGTTTTTTCTTGTGATGATTTCCTGTTATCGATATTTCCTGTACTCATTGTATCCGCCGTTCCCCGGCTCAGATATAGGGGAGTCCCCTTTCCCTGACAGGGTAAACCCTAAAATAACCCCACAAAGTGGGGCTTTAGCGTAGGTGATGACTCAGTTACTTTGCGGGGACCCTAAAACTAAACAAAAAGGCTGATTTTGTCTTCAACGCGTAATTCTGCCATGATATAATAAGCCTAATAGATTGGAGTGATAATAGTGGAATTGCTCGATGCAAGGAACGACTTTATCTTCAAGAAAATATTCGGCAGCGAAAACAACAAAGATGTGCTTTTAGCCTTTCTTAACAGTACCTTTATGGAGTCCGGTGAACCACCGTTAACTGAGATCATATTAATGAATCCTTACACAGATAAAGATGCTCCGGCTGAAAAGCAGTCCATACTGGACATCAAGGCGAAAACGGCAGAGGGCAAGCGAATCAACATCGAAATGCAATTGTTCAATCCTTACAATATGGAGAAGCGGACACTTTTTTACTGGAGTGAGATGTACTATCACCAAATTCAAAAGGGCGACGATTACAGCCAATTGAAGAAGTGTGTTACGATTAATATATTGAACTACTCCTGCCTACCGAATGACCGCCATCATAATGTGTTTCGCCTTCGGGAAGATCATACCGGGATTTCGCTGAACAATGACCTGGAGATTCATGTGATGGAATTAACAAAGCTCGAGGAGCAGACCATACCGTTAACAGGCGGTTTAATCAACTGGTTATTATTCCTGAAGGGTGTTGAACAACCAAACTGGGAGGTGCTGACCATGAATGAACCCATGTTAAAAAAAGCAATGGATACACTTGAATTTCTAAGCCAAGACGCCGCTACACGTATGGAGTATGATGCCCGGATGAAGTATTTGCGTGATGAGGCTTCACGGATGAACGGTGCTAAAGCGGAAGGACGTGCAGAAGGACGTGCAGAAGGACGTGCGGAAGGACGTGCGGAAGGAATTGCGGAGGGAATTGCGGAGGGAATTGCTAAGGGTGAACAAAAAAGAGCAGAGGCCATAGTACTTGAACTTCTTGCGCTTGGAGTAGAGACCTCAGTGATTCTTAAAGCTTCAGGTCTCACAGAACAACACATCCTAAGGTTGAAATCACAGATGGGTAAGCACTGACCGAAGCTTCTGTTGAAAAAGTATAAATTCTTCTATTACAAAAGTATCAAAAAGCCGCCCCAGTTAGAATGGAGCGGCCTGTTTTTGTCAAGTAATCAGCGTATTTAACTGTTCACTTAAACGTTCCTTGTCCTTCGGACTCAGTTGGTTCTCGCCCATCGGGAAGATGACCGTCTCTTCTTTGACAAAATGGACCGTCAGCACCTCGAAGGCTTCTCCCGCATCGCGCACGGCTGAGCGGATTCCAGCGAGCGTCATCTGGCTGATGTCACCCTCAGAGTGATGCAGGAAATGCCCGATGTACCCGTCAATCTCGCGGTGCTCCTCCTGAATGCCTGCCAGCGGTCCCTGGTCGAAGCCGATATACCGGCCCAGCAGCGGGAAGAAATACGTCTCTTCCTTCTCCGTGTGCCGCTTCAGCGGGACGTCGAACTCCTGCACTGCCTTACGCAGCTTCTGAAGCTGTGCCTTGGCCTCTTCCAGCGTAATCTGCTCCTGCTCAAACCAGAGGACAATGGCATGCCATTCCTCCATCAGAAAAGATAAATAGCGGTGTTCATTCTCAAGGATGCGCATCGCGGGCAGCGTAAACTTAAGGTTTGTACGTTCCGGCATACAGCTAACCCTCCAGTGGCCGGTCAGAAATCCAGCATTTTTTTCCTCAAAGCGTATTCGACCAGCTCGGGCCGGCTTTTAAGGTTAAGCTTCTCCATAATTTTGGCCTTGTGGGCCTCCACGGTCTTAACGGAAATAAAGAGCTTCTCGGCAATCTCCTTATTCCCGTAGCCCTTGGCAATCAGCGGAAGAATCTCCAGCTCCCGCTTGGACAGCAGCTCGAACAGATCCTCGGTCCCGCCGGTCTTGTCCTGCTTAATGAACTCACGGACAAGCGACGTAGCCATCTTGGGATGAATATAAGTACCGCCTTCATAAATCGTGCGGATCGCCAGCAACAGCTCCTCATCCGGCGCACTCTTGAGCACATACCCGGAGGCCCCGTTCTTCAAGACATGGAAGAGATACTCATCATCGTCATGCATCGTCAGAATGAGAATTCGGGTATCGGGATAATCCTCCTTAATCTTGCCGGTCGCGGTCAGTCCGCTTTCTCCGGGAGGCATGCTTAAATCCATGATCAGGATATCCGGCCGGAGCTTGGCGACCATGGTGTAGGCTTCTCTGCCGTCCGCCGCTGCTCCGATCACTTCAATATCATCCTGAAAATTAAGAATCATAGAGAATCCGCTGCGCACGATTGCATGGTCGTCCGCAATGACGATCTTCATCAGAAGCTCATTCCTTTCCTCGGGCCCATCATACAGGAACCTGCAGCATAATCCGGGTCCCCTTGCCGGTCTCTGAATCCACACTGAAGGTTCCGCCCACCAGCTCCGCCCGCTCCTGCATTCCGAACAGGCCAAGTCCGGTTCCGGTAGGCTCATCCCCCAGCTGGAAGCCGATACCGTCATCCTGAACCAGAAGCTGCAGCATGCCGCCGTTCTCGGTGAGCGAGACCTTGACACTGTCTACCTGGGCATACTTCAAGGCATTCAGCACCGCTTCCTGGCATACCCGGTACATAACCGTCTCAATCTCACTCCCGTACCGCTTCTCGGGCAGCCGGGATTCATACTCAATCACGAGGCCATACGTTTGCTCCACCCGCTTGAAGTGAGAGCGGAAAGCCGCCTCCAGACCGAAATCATCCAGGGCAGCCGGCCTAAGCTCCACCGACAGGTTGCGGATATCACTCAGCAGACGGGTCATCGACACTTCGGTTTGCTTCACTTTTTTCAGCAGCCCGTCATCGGTTGTCATATATTTCAGCACACGCAGATCAATCACGGCACTCATCAGCTCTTGCGCAACGCTGTCATGCAGTTCACGGGAGATCCGCTTGCGTTCATTCTCCTGGGCTTCAATAATATGCTTCATCATCTTGTTCTGGTAGAACTTCTCTTGCGTCTTGAACTGTCTCGTTAAATCCCTGAGCATAAAGATCCGGATTCCATTCTCTTCATCTATCGTGTGAAAGGTCGCGGCATAAGGCACAATCCCCTTGTCCCTGGTCTCCAGATAGACCTGATAAGAGGTGAACTCCTCCGAGTCCGGGGTGTGAAAATAACAATTCAGGCAGGTCCGCAGCTCCGTCTCGCTGGTATATCCCCGGCAGGTCCCGCAGAGCGCTTCAGGATTCCCCTGATACAGCTGCTTCAGAATATCCGTGTCGACAATCGTCTCGGCAGCCGGATTCATCGCCAGGGCTTTCCCTTGCCGGTCAAAAAAGAACATCGCCTCCGAGCTGTTCTCGAACAGCTTCGTCATAAGCTCACCGCGCAAATCCGTAGCAGGGTTCATCAACTGAGCAACAATTCCTTCCCGTTCAAGTCTCCAATGCCGCCCCGCGCCGTCGCTTCCAGGTCACGCAGCATCTCAGCGGTCACCTGCCGGTCCCCTCTGAAGCCGCCCAGAAGCACACCTGCCACGCGGGCATCATTCCACATCGGCACCGCCCCGATGCTGTTCAGATTCTCCATCTTGGTGATGGGGTAATTGAACAGGCTGTCGGGCTTCACCATGAGCTTCACCGAAGGGATCAGGAACGGCTTGCCGGTCTTGAAC
The window above is part of the Paenibacillus sp. FSL H8-0048 genome. Proteins encoded here:
- the mobB gene encoding molybdopterin-guanine dinucleotide biosynthesis protein B, which codes for MESQHAAVQLPVPVLQIIGYKNSGKTTLVCRLIEALSAQGIRVGSAKHDAHSFQLDDPGTDSSKHLLHGAVETVLTSPEATRVMRRSAASLREIAESMRGRVDVVIAEGFKSAEYPKIALIRRTEDQITLQKEATDIRLWLSWEEAGELQSAASGSGISKDSPPVLPLRDQALADQAVIALALSLLQS
- a CDS encoding YwiC-like family protein; the protein is MKKYIPNQHGAWAMLVLPFLLGVAASKGQFIHIPLFVCWLLIYLFSFPLLQGVKTRKFARYAQPLRLYGLLLLPFALYLVIVQPVLLGFALLLLPLFAVNLYYARTRNERALLNDISAIVAFCLVIYPVFYVGQGESWRAVNELFVLAVLYFTGTAFYVKTVIRERNNLRFYYGSVAYHLLFAAAGLFLFPSLLVPLLVLLLRAAILPRTGITAKRTGIIEIGFSVMLYVSVLVLYF
- the ilvB gene encoding biosynthetic-type acetolactate synthase large subunit, which encodes MNGAELLIEMLIAKKVETLFGYPGGAVLPLYDALYGNNRIQHVLVRHEQAAVHAADGYARATGRPGVALVTSGPGATNAVTGIATAFMDSVPLIVLTGQVATDLIGLDSFQEVDIYGMTMPVTKHNYIVREIAELSRIVNEAFHIATSGRPGPVLIDLPKNVINAEYTIENGAAADGALPRIRGYQPDHPIDPAVLELAAERLSGAKRPLILAGGGCIQGETPALLRAFAERHHLPVASTLMGLGAFPSGHYLHLGMVGMHGSVAANRALQSADVVLCLGVRFSDRVTGKRKAFSPGSYKIQVDLDPSELNKNIPVDLAVTGSCGELLKGIEEQVHPVEDPAWEEQIALWRKRKAKVSREPNPKLSPQEVIRCLQKATAGDAIIATDVGQHQIWTATHYEFTEARSFLTSGGLGTMGYGLPAAIGAAVAFPERDVVCITGDGSFQMNMQEIMTAVDHGLNVKVAIFKNGYLGMVRQWQQLFLGRRYSSVRISSPDFVALAKSFGAHGFRARTLAEAEQIIEQALHTEGLVVMEFDITEEDNVYPIVPPGSSNQDMIVE
- the moaA gene encoding GTP 3',8-cyclase MoaA; the protein is MNHHPLQDQLRRPIHDLRISVTDRCNFRCSYCMPKEIFGDDYAFLPSGELLTFEEIGRLAKLFVSLGVSKIRLTGGEPLMRRHLPELVTKISAIPGVEDMGLTTNGVLLGGQAAPLYAAGLRRLNVSLDALEPELFGRMNGRGFRPGMILDAIDQAAGAGFEVKVNMVVQRGVNESEILPMAAYFKKRKIMLRFIEFMDVGNDNGWSYDKVVTKQEILQQLQSVYTLEALEQNYSGEVAQRYGYLGSTAQVGFITSVSESFCSACSRARLSSDGKLYTCLFASKGFDLRAMLRGGAGDEELLAAIKQVWEQRSDRYSDERTEESRRSKAKIGMSYIGG
- a CDS encoding molybdopterin molybdotransferase MoeA; translated protein: MKVEKTRTPVTVAEAVQRVTGRVCRTGTETVPLHASYGRILAGPLTATHDVPHFTRSPYDGYAIASRDSAGASGSNRVSFTVVDHIGAGEVSQAVIGTGEAVRLMTGAALPAGADAVVMFEQAVSEGQTFTIRKVFAPQENLSLQGEDMLAGETVIPAGSFIHPGVVALLATFGYGEVKTGKRPVVGILSTGTELLAVADPLVLGKIRNSNGPMIAAQLARMGIPYRIYDTAADRLEECLQTVRQALAETDCLITTGGVSVGDYDYLPEIYKRLGADILFNKVAMRPGSVTTVAVAGDQFLFGLSGNPSACFTGFELFVRPALLKMMGTDHLYLPRTTAVLAEDFAKANPFTRFVRAVYDGTTVRPAGFNKSNAVSSIARGNSLIVLPGGTRGFAAGDKVDVLLLGVEEGMNDWVL
- a CDS encoding nitrate/nitrite transporter; translated protein: MIKKMQLPLQTLNLITGFMVWVIISSLMPFISEDISIPPGRLAMVTAIPVVLGSILRIPLGYYANILGARIIFMSSFVLLLFPVYFISVASTVTHLIIGGLFLGVGGAVFSVGVTSLPKYYPKEKHGLVNGIYGIGNLGTAVTTFSAPILAAQFGWANAVKMYLILLLVFIVLNFFFGDRQEPKLRTPIIEQIKGVSRNEKLWLFSLFYFITFGSFVAFTIYLPNFLVSSFGLEKVDAGMRTAGFIAVATFFRPIGGWLADKFQPLFFLIFTFSVYTVAAIILAFMPDMGLYTAGCLAIAVSAGIGNGVIFKLVPLYFNKQAGIANGIVSMMGGLGGFFPPIMLSVIHAATGQYSIGFMLLSQVALASLVLVVWLYFQDRLALTSEVFNSTGQGILVTDVSGHIKTVNPAFTKLTGYTEEEVLGKQPSLLKSGRQPKDFYRVMWGEVKAKGMWQGEIWNKRKNGEEYLQWLNISAVKDETGEDVRYVGTFSDITQK
- a CDS encoding Rpn family recombination-promoting nuclease/putative transposase translates to MVELLDARNDFIFKKIFGSENNKDVLLAFLNSTFMESGEPPLTEIILMNPYTDKDAPAEKQSILDIKAKTAEGKRINIEMQLFNPYNMEKRTLFYWSEMYYHQIQKGDDYSQLKKCVTINILNYSCLPNDRHHNVFRLREDHTGISLNNDLEIHVMELTKLEEQTIPLTGGLINWLLFLKGVEQPNWEVLTMNEPMLKKAMDTLEFLSQDAATRMEYDARMKYLRDEASRMNGAKAEGRAEGRAEGRAEGRAEGIAEGIAEGIAKGEQKRAEAIVLELLALGVETSVILKASGLTEQHILRLKSQMGKH
- a CDS encoding hemerythrin domain-containing protein → MPERTNLKFTLPAMRILENEHRYLSFLMEEWHAIVLWFEQEQITLEEAKAQLQKLRKAVQEFDVPLKRHTEKEETYFFPLLGRYIGFDQGPLAGIQEEHREIDGYIGHFLHHSEGDISQMTLAGIRSAVRDAGEAFEVLTVHFVKEETVIFPMGENQLSPKDKERLSEQLNTLIT
- a CDS encoding response regulator transcription factor translates to MKIVIADDHAIVRSGFSMILNFQDDIEVIGAAADGREAYTMVAKLRPDILIMDLSMPPGESGLTATGKIKEDYPDTRILILTMHDDDEYLFHVLKNGASGYVLKSAPDEELLLAIRTIYEGGTYIHPKMATSLVREFIKQDKTGGTEDLFELLSKRELEILPLIAKGYGNKEIAEKLFISVKTVEAHKAKIMEKLNLKSRPELVEYALRKKMLDF
- a CDS encoding sensor histidine kinase; the protein is MNPATDLRGELMTKLFENSSEAMFFFDRQGKALAMNPAAETIVDTDILKQLYQGNPEALCGTCRGYTSETELRTCLNCYFHTPDSEEFTSYQVYLETRDKGIVPYAATFHTIDEENGIRIFMLRDLTRQFKTQEKFYQNKMMKHIIEAQENERKRISRELHDSVAQELMSAVIDLRVLKYMTTDDGLLKKVKQTEVSMTRLLSDIRNLSVELRPAALDDFGLEAAFRSHFKRVEQTYGLVIEYESRLPEKRYGSEIETVMYRVCQEAVLNALKYAQVDSVKVSLTENGGMLQLLVQDDGIGFQLGDEPTGTGLGLFGMQERAELVGGTFSVDSETGKGTRIMLQVPV
- a CDS encoding GAF domain-containing protein, which translates into the protein MMNKVDYQTRLDQIRAALGYDFMSLAFAEPAEYDYAIRWKYASGNISDRYKRIVLQSGRGIAGIVFKTGKPFLIPSVKLMVKPDSLFNYPITKMENLNSIGAVPMWNDARVAGVLLGGFRGDRQVTAEMLRDLEATARGGIGDLNGKELLLS